Proteins encoded in a region of the Stieleria neptunia genome:
- a CDS encoding DUF1549 and DUF1553 domain-containing protein has translation MKQLSTRLFVCCLAAAAIPVAGFRVALAEPIAPVRSDQAAEATAIPAASIQSRFSDEDIDEVPDFQKHVMPLLGRLGCNGRACHGSFQGRGDFQLSLFGYDFSGDHDALMAENTGRVDVDDVEESLILAKPTDADMHEGGKRFEKGQWQYRVLRNWIADGARFDKESFQALKKLQIEPSEIRFGDTAETVQLTAIAHWADGTVEDVTALCRFSSNDDSIAAIDADGNLQSGDAGDTHVVVYYDNAVVPVPVLRPISSPTVDTTQSIAQREPTQPIDVLVKQKLDKLGIVASDLCTDAEFVRRAALDITGVLPSGERVEAFLADDAADKRQRLVEELLQSPAYGAWWATRMSDWTGNNAEQLNNVLPIQNIGTKLWFSWLRKRLQDNMPYDEIIEGIVNAESLEEGESYLEYCREMTEICGGDFDRYAERENMPLFWARRNFQKPEDRAIGFAYTFLGVRIECAQCHKHPFDQWSKQDFDDFSTLFGVVRAGNANQVSPDSKQAREELMEKLTGGEKLKGGDLRRKIQQAARSGEVVPFGELYITARGLTDAQKKQRANAKKKGRKLPPVRVATGKILGVEQAVELDEDPRPALMQWLRDESNPYFAKAIVNRVWSNYFGIGIVDPTDDMNLANPPSNAALLDHLASEFIAHDFDLKWLHREIVTSDTYQRSSATNSTNAADRKNFSHHLPRRLPAEVVYDMVVLATGSTQKADQLRGELDQMAIADGKARRRNASDFALEVFGQSIRESNCDCDRSDAPSLLQSIYLRNDAEMYGRIAARDGWVAEACKELGIAAPRAGADPRAAAAQRAADSMRRQMIGRIRQFAKLPEARREQAQKRLVQQYNSLAKKLRKNYHVPPLEELVADPNGWTELTPPIATEGADGAIESDRSLENVVRQAYLRTLSRYPDDDEQQIAIDYINESENKTNGIEGLMWALVNTKEFIISH, from the coding sequence ATGAAACAGCTTTCAACACGCCTGTTTGTTTGCTGCCTCGCAGCCGCCGCGATTCCCGTGGCCGGGTTTCGCGTCGCGTTGGCGGAGCCGATTGCGCCCGTTCGTTCCGACCAGGCCGCTGAGGCCACTGCGATCCCGGCGGCTTCGATCCAGTCCCGTTTCTCTGACGAGGATATCGACGAAGTCCCCGATTTCCAAAAACACGTGATGCCCTTGCTGGGGCGACTGGGATGCAACGGTCGAGCCTGTCACGGTTCGTTCCAAGGTCGCGGCGATTTTCAGTTGTCGTTGTTCGGCTACGACTTCTCCGGGGACCACGACGCGTTGATGGCCGAAAACACCGGTCGCGTCGATGTCGATGATGTGGAAGAAAGTCTGATCCTCGCCAAACCGACCGACGCCGACATGCACGAAGGCGGCAAGCGTTTTGAAAAAGGCCAGTGGCAATACCGCGTGCTGCGGAACTGGATCGCCGACGGTGCACGGTTCGACAAAGAATCCTTTCAGGCACTCAAGAAGCTGCAAATCGAACCGTCGGAAATCCGTTTTGGCGACACCGCAGAAACCGTCCAGCTGACCGCCATCGCCCACTGGGCCGATGGAACCGTCGAAGACGTCACCGCGCTGTGCCGTTTCAGCAGCAATGACGATTCGATCGCGGCGATCGACGCCGACGGCAACCTCCAATCCGGCGACGCCGGCGATACCCACGTCGTCGTCTACTATGACAACGCGGTTGTGCCGGTCCCGGTCTTGCGTCCGATTTCTTCACCGACGGTCGACACCACCCAGTCGATCGCCCAGCGTGAACCGACCCAACCGATCGATGTGCTCGTCAAGCAAAAACTGGACAAACTCGGGATTGTTGCGTCGGACCTCTGCACCGACGCCGAGTTCGTCCGCCGGGCGGCGTTGGACATCACCGGCGTCCTGCCTTCGGGAGAACGCGTCGAAGCCTTCCTGGCCGACGACGCGGCCGATAAACGCCAGCGATTGGTCGAGGAATTGTTGCAATCGCCGGCCTATGGCGCCTGGTGGGCCACTCGGATGAGTGACTGGACGGGCAACAACGCCGAACAACTGAACAATGTCCTGCCGATCCAAAACATCGGCACCAAACTGTGGTTCAGCTGGCTGCGAAAACGTCTTCAAGACAACATGCCCTATGATGAAATCATCGAAGGCATCGTCAACGCCGAATCGCTCGAAGAGGGCGAAAGCTACCTCGAGTACTGCCGCGAAATGACCGAAATCTGCGGCGGCGATTTCGACCGATACGCCGAGCGCGAAAACATGCCGTTGTTTTGGGCACGCCGCAACTTTCAAAAACCCGAAGACCGAGCGATCGGATTCGCCTACACCTTCTTGGGCGTTCGGATCGAGTGCGCCCAATGCCACAAACACCCCTTCGATCAGTGGTCCAAGCAAGACTTCGACGACTTCTCGACACTGTTCGGCGTGGTCCGAGCCGGCAACGCCAACCAAGTCTCGCCCGATTCCAAACAGGCTCGCGAGGAGTTGATGGAAAAACTGACCGGGGGCGAAAAACTAAAAGGGGGCGACTTGCGTCGCAAAATTCAACAGGCCGCCCGATCCGGTGAAGTCGTCCCATTCGGCGAACTGTATATCACCGCCCGAGGCCTGACGGACGCTCAAAAGAAACAACGTGCCAATGCCAAGAAAAAAGGGCGCAAGCTGCCGCCGGTTCGTGTTGCGACCGGAAAGATCCTCGGCGTCGAGCAAGCCGTTGAACTCGACGAAGACCCGCGGCCGGCGCTGATGCAATGGTTGCGCGACGAATCCAATCCGTACTTCGCCAAAGCGATCGTCAATCGCGTCTGGAGCAACTACTTTGGCATCGGCATCGTGGATCCGACCGACGACATGAACCTGGCCAATCCGCCCAGTAACGCCGCCCTGTTGGATCACCTGGCGAGCGAATTCATCGCCCACGATTTCGATCTGAAATGGTTGCATCGCGAGATCGTCACCAGCGACACCTACCAGCGCAGTTCCGCGACCAATTCCACCAACGCCGCCGACCGCAAAAACTTTTCACACCATCTGCCCCGACGCCTGCCCGCCGAAGTCGTCTACGACATGGTGGTCCTGGCGACCGGGTCGACGCAAAAAGCGGATCAGTTGCGCGGCGAACTGGACCAAATGGCGATCGCCGATGGAAAAGCCCGACGACGCAATGCTTCCGATTTCGCACTCGAAGTCTTCGGCCAATCGATCCGAGAAAGCAATTGCGACTGCGACCGCAGCGACGCGCCGAGCCTGTTGCAATCGATCTACTTGCGAAACGATGCGGAAATGTATGGTCGGATCGCCGCCCGCGACGGCTGGGTCGCCGAAGCCTGCAAGGAACTCGGTATCGCCGCGCCGCGTGCCGGTGCCGACCCACGAGCCGCTGCGGCACAGCGTGCCGCCGATTCGATGCGACGGCAAATGATCGGTCGCATCCGGCAGTTCGCCAAGCTGCCCGAAGCTCGCCGTGAACAAGCCCAAAAGAGGCTGGTCCAGCAATACAACAGCTTGGCCAAGAAGCTTCGCAAGAACTACCACGTGCCACCGTTGGAGGAACTGGTCGCCGACCCGAATGGTTGGACCGAGTTGACGCCTCCGATCGCCACCGAGGGCGCCGACGGGGCGATCGAGTCGGACCGATCACTCGAAAACGTCGTCCGCCAGGCCTACCTGCGAACGCTCAGTCGTTATCCCGACGACGACGAACAACAAATCGCGATCGACTACATCAACGAGTCGGAAAACAAAACCAATGGGATCGAGGGCTTGATGTGGGCACTCGTGAACACCAAAGAATTCATCATCAGCCACTGA
- a CDS encoding DUF1501 domain-containing protein, translating to MKLHKTCDGVRRRDVLKIGTLSVGGLTLAGYNQLAAAGQVAPGHADRAIFIELPGGPSHMDTFDLKPDAPDTHRGAFKPISTNVPGIQISEHLPKLAQCMDKFAILRGVSHTLAAHRLGREYVNTGSKPIPALEYPSFAAVMSKEQPADPDIPSAVAVPKASQGAGFLGIRYSPLETNSSPSFGKPFNVRGISLPGGIGVDEVKRRQSLLQKLDRRFAALEKNDQLLDGLDQFGDQAYSMITSSRARSAFDISQEPESFARQFGEDSFGQSCMLALRLVESGVRFVTVQLGGWDTHTDNFTKLKTQNLPKLDAGLSGLLTGLEQRGLLGSTAVYVTGEFGRTPKINTRSAEGGRDHYPRCMFMLMAGGGVRGGQVIGESDDTASGPRHEGISPDDVAASFYHNLGIDPTLEYDSTTGRPITLVRDGSILQDLFA from the coding sequence ATGAAACTCCATAAAACCTGTGATGGCGTTCGACGACGCGATGTCCTGAAGATCGGCACCCTGTCGGTCGGCGGCCTGACCTTGGCCGGTTACAACCAACTGGCCGCCGCCGGACAAGTCGCCCCCGGACATGCCGATCGAGCGATCTTCATCGAGCTGCCCGGTGGTCCTTCGCACATGGACACCTTTGACTTGAAACCCGACGCGCCGGACACGCATCGCGGTGCCTTCAAACCGATTTCGACCAACGTCCCCGGCATTCAAATCTCCGAGCACTTGCCCAAATTGGCCCAGTGCATGGACAAGTTCGCCATCCTTCGCGGCGTCAGCCACACCTTGGCCGCACACCGCCTGGGCCGCGAATACGTCAACACCGGCAGCAAACCGATTCCCGCGTTGGAATACCCCAGCTTTGCCGCCGTGATGTCCAAGGAACAACCCGCCGATCCCGATATCCCCAGCGCCGTCGCGGTTCCCAAAGCCAGCCAGGGTGCCGGGTTCCTGGGCATCCGCTATTCGCCGCTGGAAACCAATTCCTCGCCCAGCTTCGGAAAACCCTTCAACGTCCGTGGCATCTCGCTTCCCGGTGGCATCGGCGTCGACGAAGTGAAACGCCGCCAATCGCTGCTGCAAAAACTCGACCGCCGCTTCGCCGCGCTGGAAAAGAACGACCAGCTGCTCGATGGGCTCGATCAGTTCGGCGATCAAGCGTACTCGATGATCACCTCGTCACGCGCCCGATCGGCATTTGACATCAGCCAAGAACCGGAAAGCTTTGCCCGCCAGTTCGGCGAAGACTCGTTCGGCCAAAGCTGCATGCTCGCACTGCGGTTGGTCGAATCGGGTGTGCGGTTCGTCACCGTCCAGCTGGGCGGCTGGGACACGCACACCGATAACTTCACCAAACTCAAGACCCAGAACCTGCCCAAGCTGGATGCCGGCCTGAGCGGTTTGCTGACCGGGCTGGAACAACGCGGACTGCTCGGGTCGACCGCCGTCTACGTGACCGGTGAATTCGGGCGGACCCCCAAGATCAACACCCGATCGGCCGAAGGCGGACGCGACCACTATCCCCGCTGCATGTTCATGCTGATGGCCGGTGGCGGCGTGCGGGGCGGCCAGGTGATCGGAGAAAGCGATGACACCGCCTCCGGGCCCCGCCACGAAGGCATCTCGCCCGATGACGTCGCGGCCAGCTTCTATCACAACCTGGGAATCGACCCCACGTTGGAATACGACAGCACTACCGGGCGTCCGATCACCCTCGTCCGCGACGGCTCGATCCTCCAAGACCTGTTCGCCTAA
- the glnD gene encoding [protein-PII] uridylyltransferase: protein MAGSSLSDVVLRGRAMLREGRERCRRQHDAGSRGTQVSTLVSDLYDDLVLEVWNQACVEHFGGENPAGVALVAHGGFGRRDLAPYSDADLMLIVRGRSTAVAEKLAQALTRDLVDIGLDVGFALRTPREACSLSWSDPVIFTSLTESRFLAGSLKVFKRFFQSLRHGAVRRGGRLVRDLIEARREERNRWGDTNYLLTPNLKKSRGGLRDIQMIRWIGFARYGEVDLERLLKLGTLTDEDYRMLRRAYDFLIRLRNELHFRENRAQDVLDRTTQVVIAKAWGYKGREGVLPVEAFMQQYFDVTRDVRYAARFFADDNRSRPLIGQIIERIRAQRIGTDVLMGPTHIWVEASQLREFALSLPRILRFMSLANHNNRRIGHHTWQTIRKAMQEREPSTPDAESVGAFLSLLSRGGRLAPLLHRLHELRILDQLIPEFKRTRGLLQFNAYHKYTVDAHCIRAVEAATDFADDPTAMGRRYRRLKDKTLLHLALLIHDIGKGYEEDHSIVGARIARKTGERLDLDASSIEILEWLVLKHLAVNTVAFRHDLNDPEIVIAFAKEVGSIRRLELLIIHAVADLAAVGPDVLTDWKMKLIEDLYLRTRRYFETGDLDADQAEMTDEIRHQVREYLGDENSAGTSLQLLKQIPLSMLRREKPEDLATQLIHVAAALDAGQRTLCFAQYDPIASAMRYVVIFRQDDTRVGIFARVAGAFMSCGIGILRAEIVSLEEVVWDEFWVADPEYPDQPPPKRVKTVSARVTQLLDSPETPLPARKRKWSVGKKDDSETVNVLPTKVDLDNETLDRFTILSLFAYDQSGLLYRVASALSDLNLVLHFAKIDTHLDQVADVFYLTENDGHQVETKERQAEVRAAVLGVISADEKDSHE from the coding sequence ATGGCTGGTTCTTCGCTCTCGGATGTTGTGCTACGCGGCCGCGCGATGCTGCGCGAGGGACGCGAGCGATGCCGCCGTCAGCATGATGCGGGGTCACGTGGGACCCAGGTTTCCACCCTCGTCAGTGACCTCTACGACGACTTGGTGCTGGAGGTTTGGAATCAGGCCTGTGTCGAACATTTTGGTGGAGAGAATCCGGCGGGGGTTGCCTTGGTGGCCCACGGCGGATTCGGCCGTCGTGACCTGGCGCCGTACTCGGATGCCGATCTGATGCTGATCGTCCGCGGGCGTTCCACCGCGGTCGCCGAAAAACTGGCCCAGGCGCTGACGCGCGATCTGGTCGACATCGGGCTGGACGTCGGGTTCGCACTGCGGACGCCCCGCGAAGCCTGTTCGTTGTCCTGGTCCGACCCCGTCATCTTTACTTCGCTGACCGAATCGCGGTTTCTGGCCGGCAGCTTGAAGGTGTTTAAACGTTTCTTCCAATCGTTGCGACATGGAGCGGTTCGCCGAGGCGGACGTCTGGTTCGCGATCTGATCGAAGCGCGACGCGAGGAACGAAACAGGTGGGGGGACACCAACTATCTGTTGACACCCAATTTGAAGAAATCGCGCGGCGGGTTGCGCGACATTCAAATGATTCGCTGGATCGGATTCGCCAGGTACGGCGAAGTGGATTTGGAACGGCTGCTGAAACTCGGAACGCTGACCGATGAAGACTACCGAATGCTGCGTCGGGCCTATGACTTTTTGATCCGGTTGCGGAACGAATTGCATTTTCGCGAGAACCGAGCCCAGGACGTGCTGGACCGAACGACGCAAGTGGTGATCGCCAAAGCATGGGGTTACAAAGGACGTGAAGGGGTGCTGCCGGTTGAAGCGTTCATGCAGCAGTACTTTGATGTCACGCGGGACGTCCGCTATGCGGCCCGGTTCTTTGCCGATGACAACCGCAGCCGTCCGCTGATCGGTCAGATCATCGAACGGATTCGGGCCCAGCGAATCGGGACCGATGTTTTGATGGGGCCGACTCACATTTGGGTCGAGGCGTCTCAGTTGCGGGAATTCGCTTTGAGCCTGCCGCGGATCTTGCGGTTCATGAGTTTGGCCAATCACAACAATCGGCGCATCGGGCACCACACCTGGCAAACGATTCGCAAGGCCATGCAGGAACGCGAGCCGTCCACCCCGGACGCCGAATCGGTCGGCGCGTTCCTGTCGCTGCTCAGTCGTGGCGGGCGGTTGGCGCCGTTGCTTCATCGATTGCACGAGTTGCGAATCCTGGATCAGTTGATTCCGGAGTTCAAGCGAACGCGCGGGTTGTTGCAATTCAACGCCTATCACAAGTACACCGTCGACGCGCATTGCATTCGCGCCGTCGAGGCGGCGACCGATTTTGCCGATGACCCGACCGCCATGGGCCGCCGCTATCGACGATTGAAAGACAAAACGCTGTTGCACCTGGCGCTGCTGATTCACGACATCGGAAAAGGATACGAAGAGGACCATTCCATCGTCGGTGCGAGGATCGCGCGAAAGACCGGCGAGCGGTTGGATTTGGACGCCAGCAGCATTGAGATTTTGGAATGGCTGGTCTTAAAACACTTGGCGGTCAACACGGTCGCGTTTCGACACGATTTGAACGATCCCGAGATCGTCATCGCGTTCGCCAAGGAAGTCGGATCGATCCGCCGGTTGGAACTGTTGATCATTCATGCGGTCGCCGACTTGGCGGCCGTCGGCCCGGATGTTCTGACCGATTGGAAAATGAAGCTGATCGAGGATCTCTATTTACGCACCCGACGGTATTTCGAGACCGGTGACTTGGATGCGGATCAGGCGGAGATGACCGATGAGATTCGGCATCAGGTCCGCGAATACTTGGGGGACGAGAATTCCGCGGGGACCAGTTTACAGTTGCTCAAGCAGATCCCGTTGTCGATGCTGCGTCGGGAAAAGCCGGAGGATCTGGCGACGCAGCTGATCCACGTCGCCGCGGCCCTGGATGCCGGCCAACGGACACTCTGTTTCGCCCAGTACGATCCGATCGCCTCGGCGATGCGATACGTCGTCATCTTTCGCCAGGATGACACCCGGGTCGGCATCTTCGCCAGGGTCGCCGGCGCGTTCATGTCTTGCGGGATCGGCATCCTTCGCGCGGAAATCGTGAGCTTGGAAGAGGTCGTCTGGGATGAGTTCTGGGTCGCCGATCCCGAATACCCCGATCAGCCTCCGCCGAAACGCGTCAAGACGGTGTCCGCGCGGGTGACGCAGTTGCTCGATTCGCCGGAGACACCGCTGCCGGCACGCAAACGGAAGTGGTCGGTCGGCAAGAAAGACGATTCGGAGACGGTCAACGTGTTGCCGACCAAGGTCGACCTGGACAACGAGACCTTGGATCGGTTCACCATCTTGTCGCTGTTCGCCTATGACCAATCCGGTTTGCTCTACCGCGTCGCCTCGGCGCTTTCTGATCTGAATCTGGTGCTGCACTTCGCCAAAATTGATACGCACTTGGACCAGGTCGCCGACGTGTTCTACTTGACCGAAAACGACGGCCATCAAGTGGAGACCAAGGAGCGTCAAGCCGAAGTCCGGGCGGCCGTGCTCGGTGTGATCTCCGCGGATGAAAAAGATTCACACGAATGA
- a CDS encoding P-II family nitrogen regulator — MKKVEGIVRHFKLEDVKNALTDQGIHGMTVSEVRGFGRQKGHTEIYRGTEYAIDFVPKVKIEVICTDENLQTVVDTILQTAQTGQIGDGKIFVTNLEDSIRIRTGERGEEAL; from the coding sequence GTGAAAAAAGTTGAAGGCATCGTTCGGCACTTCAAATTGGAAGATGTCAAAAACGCGTTGACGGACCAGGGCATCCACGGGATGACGGTCAGCGAGGTACGAGGATTCGGTCGGCAAAAGGGCCACACGGAGATTTATCGGGGCACGGAATACGCGATCGATTTTGTGCCCAAGGTCAAAATCGAGGTGATTTGTACGGACGAGAATCTGCAAACGGTGGTCGACACGATTTTGCAAACCGCGCAAACCGGGCAAATCGGCGACGGCAAGATCTTCGTCACCAACCTGGAGGATTCGATCCGCATCCGAACCGGCGAGCGGGGAGAAGAAGCGCTCTAA
- a CDS encoding cob(I)yrinic acid a,c-diamide adenosyltransferase: MKIYTRTGDAGSTGLFGGPRVSKDDARIEAYGTVDELNAALGCVRSLGGVRSSGGVRSSGGASGVSEAVDEQLELIQRELFSIGAELATPNPDEHDLRVIGTTHVARLEAWIDEHESGLSPLKQFILPAGTQAASMLHLARAVCRRAERRVVTLGDQQGVKISDAVIVYLNRLSDYLFVLSREVNSQAGIGDVPWQRPG, encoded by the coding sequence ATGAAAATCTATACGCGAACCGGTGACGCCGGGAGCACGGGTCTGTTCGGGGGGCCTCGGGTCTCCAAGGACGATGCCCGGATCGAGGCCTACGGGACGGTCGACGAACTCAATGCGGCGTTGGGTTGTGTGCGTTCGTTGGGCGGGGTGCGTTCATCGGGCGGTGTGCGTTCATCGGGCGGGGCAAGTGGCGTGAGTGAAGCCGTCGATGAGCAGCTGGAGCTGATTCAGCGCGAGCTGTTTTCGATCGGTGCCGAACTGGCGACTCCGAATCCCGACGAGCACGATCTGCGGGTGATCGGCACGACCCATGTCGCCCGTCTGGAAGCGTGGATCGACGAACACGAGAGCGGGTTGAGTCCCCTGAAGCAGTTTATTCTGCCAGCTGGGACCCAGGCCGCATCGATGTTGCATCTGGCCCGGGCGGTTTGCCGCCGTGCCGAACGCCGTGTGGTGACGTTGGGCGATCAGCAGGGGGTCAAGATTTCTGACGCGGTGATCGTCTACCTGAATCGGCTCAGCGACTATCTGTTTGTGCTCTCACGCGAAGTGAATTCGCAGGCGGGGATCGGCGATGTGCCCTGGCAGCGGCCGGGTTGA
- a CDS encoding bis(5'-nucleosyl)-tetraphosphatase, which translates to MTDPLASPTKRAAGMLLITRSPPRQFLLMRHHDRWDLPKGHCDPGETDLQTAIRETEEETGISPDSIQIDPGFRFELSYPVQYKRHGDQVFHKTVVYLLGWVDSAFTPTLTEHPGFQWFPWNPPHRIQNQTIDPLLDAVAIHLEQQ; encoded by the coding sequence ATGACTGACCCCCTCGCATCACCGACCAAACGGGCCGCCGGCATGCTGCTGATCACGCGATCCCCGCCGAGACAATTTCTGCTGATGCGTCATCACGACCGCTGGGACTTGCCCAAGGGACATTGCGATCCCGGCGAAACCGATCTGCAAACGGCGATCCGCGAAACCGAAGAAGAAACGGGAATCTCCCCCGACTCCATCCAGATCGATCCCGGCTTTCGTTTCGAATTGAGCTATCCGGTTCAATACAAACGCCACGGCGACCAGGTCTTTCACAAAACCGTCGTCTACCTGCTCGGCTGGGTCGACTCGGCGTTCACACCGACCCTGACCGAACACCCGGGGTTTCAATGGTTCCCCTGGAACCCGCCGCACCGCATCCAAAACCAAACGATCGATCCGCTGCTGGACGCCGTCGCAATCCATTTGGAGCAGCAATAG
- a CDS encoding transglutaminase-like domain-containing protein, with the protein MTRVLNPLRLVCLFGCLCVTCLCIASGCGDVIPPRPPIGQPAPPPAEPEGAVGSDVDAVASTDPSMQESFEGEWDARYVYRFGSQVVGVSEIKATPRIDRVRLAAATEVEYRRIERLIFRTGKASFVRRIALTSVESVEGALESFQSDVHAGPISSTARGTRGPQKLAIEMSSEAGQERRQLDWPAETRGLFALEQTLRRRVIEAGETRRLPVLMPSLQSIGLIELHCTGDASVPMFDGTYQTLREVEVSTFQDGQQVDSLVVWIDDQGVIQKTLHLELRLESFRTDRASADALFDRPDDRRVNFSVTGSLRADADPTEVAFVIRDASRSTSAEGSGETRPADPDPAAMMTLPAVAGQSVRHSGDAVQVMVSTQAKTPTGFEADRSVAEPIDTAATKWIDVSHPSVTRMAGAIGELPKRDLMEQLARLAQNNLSLIPQAELRPASAIIRSGQGGVMDHAVLIAALLRARQIPARVVFGLSRSHAAESSAENRVTMHLAAWVVASIEGRWISIDPMTSQINRADQLCLSRPAGDADLDAELFEVFRRLAEIDVEIRGASYSD; encoded by the coding sequence ATGACACGTGTTTTGAATCCGCTCCGGTTGGTCTGTCTGTTCGGTTGCCTGTGCGTCACCTGTCTGTGTATCGCGTCGGGGTGCGGCGATGTGATTCCGCCGCGGCCGCCGATCGGGCAACCCGCTCCGCCGCCCGCCGAGCCGGAGGGGGCCGTTGGGTCGGATGTCGATGCGGTCGCCAGCACAGACCCATCGATGCAGGAGTCGTTCGAGGGGGAATGGGACGCGAGGTACGTCTACCGATTCGGCAGCCAGGTGGTGGGCGTGAGCGAAATCAAAGCGACACCGCGGATCGATCGCGTGCGGTTGGCCGCTGCGACCGAAGTGGAATACCGTCGCATCGAGCGTTTGATCTTTCGGACCGGCAAGGCGTCTTTTGTTCGCCGTATCGCGCTGACGAGTGTCGAGTCGGTCGAAGGGGCGCTGGAAAGTTTTCAAAGCGACGTTCACGCCGGCCCGATCTCCTCGACCGCACGCGGGACACGCGGTCCACAGAAGCTGGCGATCGAGATGTCCAGCGAGGCGGGGCAGGAAAGGCGTCAACTGGATTGGCCGGCCGAGACGCGGGGGTTGTTCGCCCTGGAACAGACGCTGCGGCGACGTGTGATCGAAGCGGGCGAAACCCGCCGGTTGCCGGTCCTGATGCCATCGTTGCAATCGATCGGGCTAATCGAATTGCATTGCACCGGTGACGCGTCGGTTCCGATGTTCGACGGCACCTATCAAACACTTCGCGAAGTGGAGGTGTCGACGTTTCAGGACGGTCAGCAGGTCGATTCGCTGGTGGTCTGGATCGATGATCAGGGCGTGATCCAAAAAACATTGCACCTCGAATTGCGGCTGGAATCGTTTCGGACCGATCGGGCGTCGGCCGACGCGTTGTTCGATCGGCCTGACGACAGACGAGTCAATTTCAGTGTGACCGGCTCGCTCCGGGCGGACGCCGATCCGACGGAAGTCGCGTTTGTGATCCGCGATGCCTCGCGATCGACATCCGCGGAGGGTTCTGGCGAAACCCGCCCGGCCGATCCGGACCCGGCCGCGATGATGACGTTGCCGGCGGTTGCCGGGCAATCGGTGCGGCACAGCGGCGATGCGGTGCAGGTGATGGTTTCGACGCAGGCGAAAACGCCGACGGGATTTGAAGCGGACCGTTCGGTCGCCGAACCGATCGATACCGCCGCGACGAAGTGGATCGATGTCAGCCATCCATCGGTGACCCGCATGGCCGGCGCGATCGGCGAGTTGCCGAAGCGAGACTTGATGGAACAGCTGGCGCGTTTGGCACAGAACAATTTGTCGTTGATCCCCCAAGCCGAGCTGCGGCCGGCGTCGGCGATCATTCGCAGCGGGCAGGGCGGTGTGATGGATCACGCCGTGTTGATTGCGGCCTTGTTGCGCGCCAGGCAAATTCCGGCACGGGTCGTGTTCGGGCTCTCGCGTTCCCACGCGGCGGAAAGTTCCGCGGAGAATCGCGTGACGATGCATCTGGCCGCCTGGGTGGTGGCGTCGATCGAGGGGCGATGGATTTCGATCGATCCGATGACGTCCCAGATCAACCGCGCCGATCAACTGTGTCTCAGCCGACCGGCCGGGGACGCGGATTTGGATGCCGAGCTTTTCGAGGTCTTCCGGCGGCTGGCCGAGATCGACGTCGAAATCCGCGGTGCCAGTTACTCAGACTGA
- a CDS encoding NADPH-dependent FMN reductase, protein MILVLSASLNPGSRSRILANACRERLEAAHRDVAWFDLSATPLPFCDGAAAYGHPKVVDLGHLIETADAIFIASPVYNFDVNAAIKNAVELTGKKWTGKVVAMMLAAGGAGSYMSAMGLANSLMLDFRCHIVPRFVYATGESFEGDNLADDDIQSRVELLVTETLHLADALKTTP, encoded by the coding sequence ATGATCTTGGTCTTGAGCGCCAGCTTGAACCCTGGCAGCCGCAGCCGTATCCTCGCGAACGCGTGCCGAGAGCGACTTGAAGCCGCTCATCGAGACGTCGCCTGGTTTGACCTCTCCGCCACGCCGCTGCCGTTCTGCGACGGTGCGGCCGCCTACGGTCACCCCAAAGTCGTGGATCTGGGACACCTGATCGAAACGGCCGACGCGATCTTCATCGCCTCCCCGGTGTACAACTTCGATGTCAATGCGGCGATCAAGAACGCCGTCGAGCTGACGGGAAAAAAATGGACCGGCAAGGTCGTCGCGATGATGCTGGCCGCCGGTGGCGCCGGCAGCTACATGAGTGCGATGGGACTGGCCAACAGCCTGATGCTGGATTTCCGCTGCCACATCGTCCCCCGGTTCGTCTACGCGACCGGCGAATCCTTCGAAGGCGACAATCTGGCCGACGATGACATCCAGTCGCGCGTCGAGTTGCTCGTCACCGAAACCCTGCACCTGGCCGACGCCCTCAAAACAACGCCGTAG